One segment of Clostridium ljungdahlii DSM 13528 DNA contains the following:
- the nth gene encoding endonuclease III, translating into MDKQNIDNILKVLKETYPEAKCALNFGSPYELLVSTMLSAQCTDVRVNKVTSELYKQYNTPEKMISLTEEELGEKIKSCGFFRNKSKNILATSRELVEKYDGEVPHTMEQLIELPGVGRKTADVVLSNAFGVPAIAVDTHVFRVSNRLGIAKGTTPHKVEMELMKNIPKSMWSDSHHYLIWHGRRICKSRKPDCEHCPLAPYCEYFNHPEETKS; encoded by the coding sequence TTGGATAAACAAAATATAGATAATATATTGAAAGTACTGAAAGAAACCTATCCAGAAGCTAAATGTGCATTGAATTTTGGATCTCCTTATGAATTGCTAGTGTCCACTATGCTTTCAGCTCAATGCACCGATGTAAGAGTGAATAAAGTTACATCAGAATTGTATAAACAATATAATACCCCTGAAAAAATGATATCTCTAACAGAGGAAGAATTAGGAGAAAAGATAAAAAGCTGTGGCTTTTTTAGAAATAAAAGCAAGAATATACTTGCAACTAGCAGAGAACTTGTTGAAAAGTATGATGGAGAGGTACCACATACTATGGAACAATTGATAGAACTTCCAGGAGTAGGCAGAAAAACTGCGGATGTTGTTTTATCAAACGCCTTTGGAGTTCCAGCAATTGCAGTGGATACTCATGTATTTAGAGTATCAAATAGACTTGGAATTGCAAAAGGGACTACTCCTCACAAAGTAGAAATGGAACTTATGAAAAATATACCTAAAAGTATGTGGAGTGATTCACATCATTATTTAATATGGCATGGAAGGCGCATATGTAAGTCAAGAAAACCTGATTGTGAGCATTGCCCTCTAGCCCCTTATTGTGAATACTTCAATCATCCAGAGGAAACTAAGTCTTGA
- the queG gene encoding tRNA epoxyqueuosine(34) reductase QueG, with translation MNYKEDILSYCNKIGLNTVGFTKCRIFTELKDSFKYRKENLLENEFEEKNIENRVNPYVYMDGGKTIVSIAFPYLFEKQDEENVSFSLYTRGKDYHIVARYYLQKVCNFIKGLGGKAVYFVDSNSLPERYIAFQCGIGFIGKNNMIITEKYGSYVFLGEIITDIKVEADIPLDSKCGSCSLCQTSCPTGALLGDKNSNICMSYITQKKHIDNKWFLQFQGRLFGCDTCQKVCPYNSKVAFSNIQDFKPFDFMNRVDLNEIVDMDKKEFTEKYKNTSCGWRGKNIIQRNALINMLTLNKSINLEYKNIRSTYVRDYYDRLLQVLKL, from the coding sequence TTGAACTATAAGGAAGATATATTGAGTTACTGTAATAAGATTGGATTGAATACTGTAGGATTTACAAAATGCAGAATATTCACCGAATTAAAAGATAGTTTCAAATATAGAAAAGAAAATTTGCTTGAAAATGAATTCGAAGAAAAGAATATTGAAAATAGAGTTAATCCATATGTGTATATGGATGGGGGAAAGACAATAGTATCCATTGCCTTTCCCTATTTATTTGAAAAGCAAGATGAGGAAAATGTAAGCTTTTCTCTATATACTAGAGGAAAAGATTACCATATAGTAGCACGTTATTATTTACAAAAAGTGTGTAATTTTATAAAAGGTTTAGGGGGAAAAGCCGTATACTTTGTAGATAGCAATTCCTTGCCTGAGAGATATATAGCTTTTCAGTGTGGAATAGGGTTTATAGGAAAAAACAATATGATTATTACAGAGAAATATGGATCTTATGTTTTTTTAGGAGAAATAATAACTGATATAAAAGTAGAAGCTGATATCCCACTAGATAGTAAGTGTGGCAGCTGTAGTTTATGCCAAACATCGTGTCCTACAGGCGCTTTGCTTGGAGATAAAAATTCTAATATATGTATGTCATATATAACTCAAAAAAAACATATAGATAATAAATGGTTTTTACAATTTCAAGGAAGATTATTTGGATGCGACACTTGCCAAAAAGTATGTCCGTATAATAGTAAGGTTGCTTTTTCTAATATACAGGATTTTAAACCTTTTGATTTTATGAATAGAGTTGATTTAAATGAAATTGTAGATATGGATAAAAAAGAATTTACAGAGAAATACAAAAACACATCCTGTGGATGGAGAGGTAAAAATATTATTCAGAGAAATGCGCTTATAAATATGCTTACATTAAATAAAAGTATTAATTTGGAATATAAAAACATAAGATCTACCTATGTAAGAGATTATTATGATAGACTTTTACAGGTTTTAAAATTATAA
- the cysK gene encoding cysteine synthase A has protein sequence MIFTNAIDMIGNTPLFKLDNFKNEDAADIYVKLEKFNPGGSIKDRAALGMVERAEREGLLKKGDTIVEPTSGNMGIALAMIGKLKGYKVTIVMPETMSVERRNMIKAYGAELVLTDGAKGMKGAIEKSYEIGKDKEGYYIPQQFINTANPKKHYETTAEEILKDLKDVDAFVAGVGTGGTAIGVGENLKKHNKDVKVVAVEPAGSPVLSGGKTGAHKIQGIGAGFVPDIYKSEIVDEIITVTDEDAFKYAKLMGKEEGILVGISSGANIAAAIQVAKKLGKGKKVVTVAPDGGEKYLSMGLYD, from the coding sequence ATGATATTTACTAATGCTATAGATATGATAGGTAATACACCTTTGTTTAAACTTGATAATTTTAAAAATGAGGACGCAGCTGATATATATGTTAAACTTGAAAAATTTAATCCTGGTGGAAGTATTAAAGACAGAGCTGCCCTTGGTATGGTTGAAAGAGCTGAAAGAGAAGGACTTTTAAAAAAGGGTGACACAATAGTGGAGCCAACTAGTGGTAATATGGGTATAGCTCTTGCAATGATAGGAAAATTAAAAGGATATAAAGTTACAATTGTAATGCCAGAAACTATGAGTGTAGAGAGAAGAAATATGATAAAGGCTTATGGTGCAGAATTAGTTTTGACAGATGGAGCTAAAGGCATGAAAGGAGCTATAGAGAAATCCTATGAAATTGGTAAAGATAAAGAGGGGTACTATATACCACAACAATTTATAAATACTGCTAATCCTAAAAAACATTATGAAACTACAGCAGAGGAAATTTTAAAGGATTTAAAAGATGTAGATGCTTTCGTAGCTGGTGTTGGTACTGGTGGAACAGCAATAGGAGTAGGAGAAAACTTGAAAAAGCACAATAAAGATGTAAAGGTAGTTGCAGTAGAGCCAGCAGGTTCACCAGTTCTATCAGGAGGTAAAACTGGTGCTCACAAAATACAAGGTATAGGAGCAGGGTTTGTACCTGATATCTACAAATCAGAAATTGTAGATGAGATCATAACTGTAACAGATGAAGATGCTTTTAAATATGCTAAACTTATGGGAAAAGAAGAGGGAATACTAGTTGGTATATCCTCAGGAGCTAATATAGCTGCAGCAATTCAAGTGGCAAAAAAACTTGGAAAAGGTAAAAAAGTAGTAACTGTAGCACCAGATGGAGGAGAGAAATATCTATCCATGGGATTATATGATTAG
- a CDS encoding competence/damage-inducible protein A, whose product MKAEILCVGTEILLGDIVNTNAQFISKGLADLGIEVYHQSVVGDNPQRLLDEFRKSFERTDIIITTGGLGPTQDDLTKETGAEYFNREMILDKNSLTQLESYFKKMGKSNLEGNNIKQAYFPEGASIFPNPHGTAPGCCMEQNGKILIILPGPPKEAKPMFENYVVPFLKKYSNGVIKSKTLRVCGIGESSMAESVSDLINNSVNPTVAPYAKENDTILRITARANTEEEAVELIKPIESKIREKLGINIYGENDDTMEEVIGKLLINKELTISSAESCTGGLIAARLVNYPGISAVFKEGAVTYTNEAKMKRLGVKKDTLDKFTAVSSETAKEMAEGIAKTANTDIGIATTGVAGPGGGTYENPVGLVYIGLYINGKTYVKKCQYSGSRDVVRQRATMTALDLIRRHIINS is encoded by the coding sequence ATGAAAGCTGAGATATTATGCGTTGGTACAGAGATTTTACTTGGAGATATAGTAAATACAAATGCACAATTTATTTCCAAAGGATTAGCTGATCTTGGTATAGAAGTGTATCACCAATCTGTTGTGGGAGATAATCCTCAGAGACTTTTAGATGAGTTTAGGAAATCTTTTGAAAGAACTGACATCATAATTACAACTGGAGGACTTGGACCTACACAAGATGATCTAACTAAAGAAACTGGTGCTGAATACTTTAACAGGGAAATGATTTTAGATAAAAATTCACTTACCCAATTAGAATCTTATTTTAAGAAGATGGGGAAATCAAATTTGGAAGGCAATAATATAAAGCAAGCTTACTTTCCTGAAGGTGCTTCTATATTTCCTAATCCACATGGTACGGCTCCTGGATGTTGTATGGAGCAAAATGGCAAAATTTTAATAATACTTCCCGGTCCTCCAAAAGAGGCAAAGCCTATGTTTGAAAATTATGTAGTACCATTTTTAAAAAAGTACAGTAATGGAGTAATAAAATCTAAAACACTGAGAGTTTGTGGTATAGGCGAAAGTTCTATGGCTGAGAGTGTCTCAGATCTTATAAACAATAGTGTAAATCCCACTGTAGCTCCTTATGCAAAAGAAAATGATACAATACTTAGAATTACTGCAAGGGCAAATACAGAAGAAGAAGCTGTAGAGCTTATAAAACCTATAGAATCTAAAATTAGAGAAAAACTAGGGATAAATATATATGGTGAAAATGATGACACTATGGAAGAGGTTATAGGGAAATTATTGATAAATAAAGAATTAACTATATCTTCTGCAGAATCATGTACTGGTGGGCTAATAGCAGCAAGACTTGTAAATTATCCTGGCATATCTGCTGTATTTAAAGAAGGTGCTGTCACTTATACCAACGAGGCCAAAATGAAAAGACTAGGAGTAAAAAAGGATACCCTGGACAAATTTACTGCTGTTAGTTCTGAAACTGCAAAAGAAATGGCAGAAGGTATAGCTAAAACAGCAAATACCGATATAGGCATAGCTACTACAGGCGTTGCAGGTCCTGGCGGCGGTACTTACGAAAATCCTGTAGGTCTAGTATATATAGGACTTTATATAAATGGAAAGACTTATGTTAAGAAGTGCCAATACTCTGGCAGCAGAGATGTAGTAAGACAAAGAGCAACTATGACTGCTCTCGATTTGATAAGAAGACACATTATAAACTCATAG
- the epsC gene encoding serine O-acetyltransferase EpsC, with translation MRNPFKLLAYDIKNAMKNDPAARNPLEVFILYPFIHALIQYRIAHFFYNKKCFFIARLISQIARGLTGIEIHPGAKIGKGLFIDHGMGVVIGETAEVGDNVTLYHGVTLGGTGKDTGKRHPTVGNNVFIGSGAKLLGPIVVGDNVKVGANSVVLKDIPANCTVVGIPAKVVKAESNTVIEIKDYAGRRKKIYNEMII, from the coding sequence ATGAGAAACCCATTTAAGCTATTAGCTTATGATATTAAAAATGCTATGAAAAATGATCCAGCGGCTAGGAATCCGTTAGAGGTTTTTATATTATATCCTTTTATTCATGCTTTGATACAGTATAGAATAGCACATTTTTTTTATAATAAGAAATGTTTCTTTATTGCTAGGTTAATATCACAAATTGCTAGGGGTTTAACTGGAATAGAAATACACCCAGGGGCTAAAATAGGAAAGGGATTATTTATAGATCATGGCATGGGTGTTGTTATAGGTGAAACTGCAGAGGTTGGAGATAATGTAACGCTTTACCATGGAGTGACTTTAGGAGGAACAGGAAAGGATACAGGAAAAAGGCATCCTACAGTAGGGAATAACGTATTTATAGGAAGTGGAGCAAAACTTTTAGGGCCAATAGTTGTAGGCGATAATGTAAAAGTAGGTGCAAATTCAGTAGTTTTGAAAGATATACCAGCAAATTGCACTGTAGTAGGTATACCAGCTAAAGTAGTTAAGGCTGAGAGTAATACTGTTATAGAAATAAAAGACTATGCAGGAAGAAGAAAAAAGATATATAATGAAATGATAATATAA
- a CDS encoding lysophospholipid acyltransferase family protein translates to MISPWMVKLMGHLPKGLLAYISKKILGGYLNRCADIKVKGIENLNEVERPVIFICNHLSNSDALVLSRVLKSENLTFVAGKKLNQNSLTQLGMCITKTINIKPNSADKDAISKVIKTVKSGNNILMFPEGTRSRTASLAKGKRGVVLIQKLTKAAILPIGISGTEKLLPISDKDMALESFHNAEVNVNIGKQIDIPPQDKGENKHVYEDRISDLFMKKIAELLPEQYRGVYKS, encoded by the coding sequence ATGATTTCTCCATGGATGGTCAAGCTAATGGGACATCTCCCTAAAGGACTTCTAGCGTATATTTCAAAAAAAATATTAGGTGGTTACTTAAATAGATGTGCAGATATAAAAGTAAAAGGCATTGAAAATCTAAATGAAGTGGAAAGACCTGTAATATTTATCTGCAATCATTTAAGTAATTCTGATGCTCTTGTATTAAGTAGAGTACTTAAATCGGAAAACCTGACTTTTGTAGCAGGTAAAAAATTGAATCAAAATTCTTTAACTCAGCTTGGTATGTGTATTACAAAGACCATCAATATAAAACCAAATAGTGCGGACAAGGATGCTATATCTAAAGTTATAAAGACCGTAAAAAGTGGTAATAATATACTTATGTTTCCTGAGGGAACGAGAAGTAGAACAGCGAGCTTAGCAAAAGGAAAAAGAGGGGTAGTTTTAATACAGAAACTAACTAAGGCTGCAATTCTTCCTATTGGTATCTCTGGTACTGAAAAACTTTTACCTATAAGTGACAAGGATATGGCTCTAGAAAGTTTTCATAATGCAGAGGTAAATGTAAACATAGGAAAGCAGATAGATATACCGCCCCAAGATAAAGGTGAAAACAAACATGTATATGAAGACAGAATATCAGATTTATTTATGAAAAAAATAGCAGAACTTTTGCCTGAACAATATAGAGGAGTATACAAGTCTTAA